One genomic region from Stackebrandtia nassauensis DSM 44728 encodes:
- a CDS encoding ADP-ribosylglycohydrolase family protein translates to MDTLVDKATGALTGSAVGDALGGAAEGNPPEAIQERYGGFIEGIVPPFLADWRNARPIAPYHKGDGHITDDTLMTSALVDVYDTVRDHLDAHAIAEHLVPLLIGDKRWIPELETEALLLHRVFLAEKWLVARLHYGHIDPREAGVGNIVNCGATMYVAPIGIVNAGSPEAAYAEAIDVAGAHQSSYGREAAGVFAAAVAEAMRPGATVETVIDRALSLAKDGTKSAIDAVAQAASGVDDWRTGLAELRRAVEPFDTVGPHYRQPAMDARIPSRTKSIEELPIALGMLIAADGDYREAVLGAVNYGRDSDSIAVMAGSLAGALHGIDAVPREWIDGVSEGSRMDITATGPVIAAVARDVWAADAQRAEQAAKTRAALTATEAAR, encoded by the coding sequence ATGGACACACTGGTTGACAAGGCGACGGGAGCGCTGACGGGATCAGCCGTGGGCGACGCGCTCGGGGGGGCCGCCGAGGGCAATCCGCCCGAGGCGATCCAGGAACGCTACGGCGGCTTCATCGAGGGGATCGTGCCCCCGTTCCTGGCCGACTGGCGCAACGCCCGTCCGATCGCCCCGTACCACAAGGGCGACGGCCACATCACCGACGACACCCTCATGACCTCGGCACTCGTCGACGTCTACGACACCGTGCGGGACCATCTCGACGCCCACGCGATCGCCGAACACCTGGTGCCGCTGCTGATCGGCGACAAACGCTGGATCCCCGAACTCGAAACCGAGGCGCTGCTGCTGCACCGGGTGTTCCTCGCGGAGAAGTGGCTCGTCGCGCGCCTCCACTACGGACACATCGACCCGCGTGAGGCGGGCGTCGGCAACATCGTCAACTGTGGAGCGACCATGTACGTGGCCCCGATCGGCATCGTCAACGCCGGATCCCCCGAGGCCGCCTACGCGGAGGCCATCGACGTCGCCGGAGCCCACCAGTCGAGCTACGGCCGCGAGGCCGCCGGAGTCTTCGCTGCGGCCGTCGCCGAGGCGATGCGCCCCGGCGCCACCGTCGAAACCGTGATCGACCGCGCCCTGAGCCTCGCGAAGGACGGCACCAAGTCCGCCATCGACGCTGTCGCGCAGGCCGCCTCGGGAGTCGACGACTGGCGAACCGGCCTGGCCGAGCTGCGGCGTGCCGTCGAACCCTTCGACACCGTCGGCCCGCACTACCGCCAACCCGCGATGGACGCCCGGATCCCCAGCCGCACCAAGTCCATCGAGGAACTGCCGATCGCCCTGGGCATGCTCATCGCCGCCGACGGCGACTACCGCGAAGCCGTACTGGGCGCCGTCAACTACGGCCGTGACTCCGACTCGATCGCCGTCATGGCCGGATCCCTGGCGGGCGCCCTGCACGGCATCGACGCCGTCCCCCGCGAGTGGATCGACGGCGTGAGCGAGGGCAGCCGGATGGACATCACCGCCACCGGCCCCGTCATCGCCGCCGTCGCCCGCGACGTGTGGGCGGCCGACGCCCAACGCGCCGAACAAGCCGCGAAAACCCGCGCCGCCCTCACCGCCACCGAGGCCGCGCGATGA
- a CDS encoding ADP-ribosylglycohydrolase family protein → MMRLSWTQPEDLVPHALVAAELDGRDTTEIRQRWRDGGGAAEPAVSGATPDPAPEHVRTLARELLSEIDKLPDPEVLRTNEPDDIDDILATTSSSDPPKPGPDFDDRVLGAWLGRASGCLLGKPVEKLPLAGIRAIGRATGNWPLRSYFTEVGLDATTAAKYPWNRRSRPTSLVENIDGMPEDDDLNFPLIALDLLERTGFGFSTEDVAQSWLSHLPGGRVFTAERITYRNLLDGYEPDVAGRVRNPFRDWIGAQIRTDVYGWTNPGQPQRAARLAWTDARLSHGRNGVYGAMFAAAASAAAVTAVPVTEVLETGLSVVPPASRYAAAVRRGTQLGLGDLPDDAAIDVLHEEYGHLHWVHVLNNAALLAFALARGDGDFARTITLAVSGGWDTDSVGATAGAITGALTGAKNLPPRWIDPLDDRLATTVPGFAGARFSNLAARTVAIAR, encoded by the coding sequence ATGATGCGGCTCAGCTGGACCCAACCCGAGGACCTCGTCCCGCACGCGCTGGTCGCCGCCGAACTCGACGGCCGCGACACCACCGAGATCCGGCAGCGCTGGCGCGATGGGGGAGGTGCGGCCGAACCCGCGGTCAGCGGCGCCACCCCCGATCCGGCCCCGGAACACGTCCGCACCCTCGCGCGCGAACTGCTGTCCGAAATAGACAAGCTCCCGGATCCCGAGGTGTTGCGCACCAACGAACCCGACGACATCGACGACATCCTCGCCACAACCTCGTCCTCGGACCCGCCCAAGCCCGGCCCCGACTTCGACGACCGGGTGCTCGGTGCGTGGCTGGGCCGCGCCAGCGGCTGCCTGCTGGGCAAACCGGTGGAGAAGCTCCCGCTCGCGGGCATCCGCGCCATCGGCCGCGCCACCGGAAACTGGCCGCTGCGCTCCTACTTCACCGAGGTCGGACTCGACGCCACCACCGCCGCCAAGTACCCGTGGAACCGCCGCAGCCGCCCGACCAGCCTCGTCGAGAACATCGACGGCATGCCTGAGGACGACGACCTCAACTTCCCGCTGATCGCGCTGGATCTCTTGGAGCGCACCGGCTTCGGCTTCAGCACCGAAGACGTCGCCCAGTCCTGGCTGTCCCACCTGCCCGGCGGGCGCGTCTTCACCGCCGAACGCATCACCTACCGCAACCTCCTCGACGGCTACGAACCCGACGTCGCCGGTCGGGTGCGCAACCCCTTCCGCGACTGGATCGGCGCCCAGATCCGCACCGACGTATACGGCTGGACCAACCCGGGCCAGCCACAGCGCGCCGCCCGGCTCGCCTGGACCGACGCGCGGCTGAGTCACGGCCGCAACGGCGTCTACGGCGCGATGTTCGCGGCCGCTGCCAGCGCCGCGGCCGTCACCGCCGTCCCCGTCACCGAAGTACTGGAAACGGGTCTGTCGGTCGTACCGCCCGCGAGCCGCTACGCCGCCGCGGTGCGACGCGGCACCCAACTCGGTCTGGGCGATCTGCCCGACGACGCCGCCATCGACGTCCTCCACGAGGAATACGGCCACCTGCACTGGGTCCATGTGCTCAACAACGCCGCGCTGCTCGCGTTCGCCCTGGCCCGCGGCGACGGCGACTTCGCCCGCACGATCACCCTCGCGGTCTCGGGCGGCTGGGACACCGACTCGGTCGGCGCGACGGCGGGAGCCATCACCGGCGCCCTCACCGGGGCGAAGAATCTGCCGCCCCGGTGGATCGATCCGCTGGACGACCGGCTCGCCACCACTGTCCCCGGCTTCGCCGGCGCCCGGTTCTCCAACCTCGCCGCACGCACGGTGGCGATAGCCCGATGA
- a CDS encoding ribokinase, giving the protein MSVVVLGSANLDLVYDVDRIPAPGETVLSRSFESFPGGKGLNQAIAAARSGAEVHFLVALGKDAAGDRLAAEARDAGIDLRDRRVDAPTGTAVIYVDRDGENSIVVNSGANATLVDLTEAEVAAIAAANLLVLQMETPPTTVRAAARVAKANGTTVILNAAPSGSVPAALLGEVDILIVNEHEAADLAGQTADAPDQSLSALTTHGCAVIVTLGAAGSLVGAPGQPTAKIPAITVTPIDTTGAGDAFVGAFAAALDNSGRATNPDLRTLIGATEFATTAAGIAVQRKGAVPSIPTLEEVRLHSAQS; this is encoded by the coding sequence ATGAGCGTCGTCGTCCTGGGCAGCGCCAACCTCGACCTCGTATACGACGTCGACCGCATCCCCGCGCCCGGCGAAACCGTCCTGTCCCGAAGCTTCGAGTCCTTCCCCGGCGGCAAGGGCCTCAACCAGGCCATCGCCGCCGCCCGCAGTGGGGCCGAGGTCCATTTCCTTGTCGCCCTTGGCAAAGACGCCGCCGGTGACCGCCTCGCCGCCGAAGCCCGCGACGCCGGGATCGACCTGCGCGACCGCCGCGTCGACGCTCCCACCGGAACCGCCGTGATCTACGTCGACCGCGACGGCGAGAACTCGATCGTCGTCAACTCCGGCGCCAACGCCACCCTCGTGGACCTCACCGAGGCCGAAGTCGCCGCCATCGCCGCAGCGAATCTGCTGGTGCTGCAAATGGAGACGCCGCCCACGACGGTGCGGGCGGCGGCGCGAGTCGCGAAAGCGAACGGCACCACCGTCATCCTCAACGCCGCCCCGAGCGGCTCGGTCCCCGCCGCGCTGCTCGGCGAGGTCGACATCCTCATCGTCAACGAACACGAGGCCGCCGACCTGGCGGGCCAGACCGCCGACGCCCCCGACCAATCACTGTCGGCGCTCACCACACACGGCTGTGCCGTCATCGTCACGCTGGGAGCAGCGGGCTCCCTCGTCGGCGCCCCCGGCCAACCCACGGCCAAGATCCCGGCCATCACAGTCACCCCCATCGACACCACCGGCGCGGGCGACGCGTTCGTAGGCGCGTTCGCCGCAGCACTCGACAACAGCGGCCGGGCAACCAACCCCGACCTGCGCACTCTCATCGGCGCGACCGAGTTCGCCACGACCGCCGCCGGAATCGCGGTACAACGCAAGGGCGCGGTTCCCTCGATACCCACCCTGGAGGAGGTGCGGCTCCACAGTGCCCAAAGCTGA
- a CDS encoding SUMF1/EgtB/PvdO family nonheme iron enzyme produces the protein MPKADPDEANTNEFDPLVPRPIDRPTVLPPGGNIDAATGDVAKIFAAPDDPADWPSWRADLAAWRDESRTRLAYSGKAYENAATRWASRAYAVAQVWLWDERLFDHTGQKFTVDAFLNSIADQGGLDGLVLWHAYPIIGIDDRNQFDFYRDVPGLKDLVHQFHERGLRVFVDYNPWDTGTRRAKRDDAEELAALVSELGADGVFLDTLKEGDARLTSALTTATPPQVLEGESRVPNQRVEDHLLSWAQWFADSQAPGVMRAHWYERRHMMHSIRRWNRDHSGELQSAWMNGTGILVWDAVFGVWVGWNRRDEATLRRMLRVQRAASDVLIDGDWSPLEGATTEAISAGMYVSRWTKDGTTLWTIVNRRDHDWTGDPLAAPLPQGARRFDVTAGTTAPITVTVPARGITGILELAPGADEPEWLARLLNEASKDPGSSDATFPARQAIRVVPPPSRSTAPATETIRVDPGSHQLAVTYRRRETGFYQGAPYVEEWKPLPPRLHDDRRETLDVTIPGPVAVATREVSVAQFRSFLETTGYEPPVSARFLQGRDDISDDAPVTGVSLSDARAYASWAGARLPNEFEWQLAAAQSHFQRRSPVVWNWTESEHSDGITRFAMLKGGSDHQSTGSDWYTDGGLRDETFTLKLLLAGLGVERSPSIGFRIAWDLPT, from the coding sequence GTGCCCAAAGCTGACCCTGACGAGGCGAACACCAACGAGTTCGACCCGCTGGTGCCCCGGCCCATCGACCGGCCCACGGTCCTGCCACCCGGCGGCAACATTGACGCCGCCACCGGCGATGTCGCCAAGATCTTCGCGGCCCCCGACGACCCCGCTGACTGGCCGTCCTGGCGCGCCGACCTCGCCGCCTGGCGCGACGAGTCCCGAACCCGCCTCGCCTACAGCGGCAAGGCGTACGAGAACGCGGCGACCCGCTGGGCGAGCCGCGCCTACGCCGTGGCCCAAGTCTGGCTGTGGGACGAGCGCCTGTTCGACCACACCGGACAGAAGTTCACCGTCGACGCCTTCCTCAACTCAATCGCCGACCAGGGTGGCCTCGACGGTCTGGTCCTGTGGCACGCCTACCCGATCATCGGCATCGACGACCGCAACCAGTTCGACTTCTACCGCGACGTACCCGGCCTGAAAGACCTCGTCCACCAGTTCCACGAACGCGGACTGCGCGTCTTCGTCGACTACAACCCCTGGGACACCGGCACCCGCCGCGCCAAGCGCGACGACGCCGAAGAACTGGCCGCACTCGTCTCGGAACTCGGCGCCGACGGAGTCTTCCTCGACACGCTCAAGGAAGGCGACGCGCGCCTCACCTCGGCCCTCACCACCGCCACCCCGCCGCAGGTCCTGGAGGGCGAATCCCGGGTCCCCAACCAACGCGTCGAAGACCACCTGCTGAGCTGGGCGCAGTGGTTCGCCGACTCCCAGGCCCCCGGCGTGATGCGCGCTCACTGGTACGAGCGCCGCCACATGATGCACTCCATCCGCCGCTGGAACCGCGACCACAGCGGCGAACTCCAGTCGGCATGGATGAACGGCACCGGGATCCTGGTGTGGGACGCGGTATTCGGCGTCTGGGTCGGCTGGAACCGTCGCGACGAAGCGACCCTGCGACGCATGCTCCGGGTACAGCGAGCGGCCAGCGACGTCTTGATCGACGGCGACTGGTCGCCGCTGGAAGGCGCCACAACCGAGGCGATCTCCGCCGGAATGTACGTGTCCCGATGGACCAAGGACGGGACAACACTGTGGACGATAGTCAATCGCCGCGACCATGACTGGACCGGTGATCCACTGGCAGCGCCGCTGCCCCAGGGAGCCCGCCGATTCGACGTCACAGCGGGAACAACAGCCCCGATCACCGTCACCGTGCCCGCCCGGGGCATAACCGGCATCCTCGAACTCGCCCCAGGCGCCGACGAACCCGAATGGCTGGCTCGACTGCTGAACGAAGCGTCGAAGGACCCCGGCTCGTCCGACGCGACATTCCCCGCGCGCCAAGCGATCCGCGTCGTCCCCCCACCCTCGCGATCCACAGCACCCGCAACCGAAACCATCCGCGTCGACCCCGGCTCACACCAACTCGCAGTGACCTACCGACGTCGCGAAACCGGCTTCTACCAGGGCGCCCCCTACGTCGAGGAGTGGAAGCCGCTGCCGCCCCGCCTGCACGACGACCGACGCGAAACGCTCGATGTCACGATCCCCGGGCCCGTCGCCGTCGCCACCAGGGAAGTCTCGGTGGCCCAGTTCCGGTCATTCCTCGAAACGACCGGATACGAGCCGCCGGTATCCGCCCGATTCCTCCAAGGCCGCGACGACATCTCCGACGACGCTCCCGTGACAGGCGTGTCGCTTTCGGACGCGCGAGCATACGCGTCCTGGGCGGGCGCCCGCCTCCCCAACGAGTTCGAATGGCAGCTCGCCGCCGCCCAGTCCCACTTCCAACGGCGCTCTCCCGTCGTCTGGAACTGGACTGAGAGCGAACACAGCGACGGCATCACCCGCTTCGCCATGCTCAAGGGCGGCAGCGACCACCAAAGCACCGGCTCCGACTGGTACACCGACGGCGGCCTCCGTGATGAGACCTTCACCCTGAAACTGCTGCTCGCCGGGCTCGGCGTGGAACGCTCCCCGAGCATCGGTTTCCGGATCGCCTGGGACCTACCCACCTGA
- a CDS encoding M91 family zinc metallopeptidase translates to MAEPEINVDRRWWRLDADTSKITAASTGWKNLGTAVDKAGDDVFKKAKVVYDDGWEGKGRTAYEGHQQKISKALVDLKAKADAVDTALDNIANTITAKQGQLTTAEGAITGAVPCVVGDDKINFKPANPEQSKAVIEAVRAAKGIRADLDKQLGTEAGNLKTAASDFADVTIKWGSVAEGFKEPFDLPPESTRVPRTITLPDGRVIMNTGTGNDDVKVTTDDKGNVIVESNGTKHTYPPGTNITVRGGQGDDTIKVDAKGVQVTSLGGAGKDTIAAGNPLFPFGGEDGNNTIISGTGDDTVSTSGGDNRVSTGAGKDTVMTGDGNDNVSTYSGDDGVLDTGGKNDISTGEGDDGVSASGDNHVYSGDGSDKVNTGGGKDVIVSGDDDDRVQAGAGDDRVFSGEGRDYVDGQDGNDHLEAGTGGQRTDSQGNPYHEGDTIYGGDGDDTLAGGDANDYLDGGTGNDKVSGGGGNDVLSGGKGDDTLDAGEGKDVMYSGFGKDSVTGDAQDTAYVQDGEDKVDGVGTKHHVQPIDADQLVKDGVIEIEGSEEFKDRMLADLNTFGSSPTGKEMLNLYKDHMSDTFNGDSFKIKELQYDSGNPDRDEESDIENGYMRDTGDFSDDIEVEINPAFHIDELGDGLGGANQGDGPGGRPSVILYHEMAHGASSLEDVFDDDKVGGNGPDANITKAERLAAGLPTDGRAYDPNNPQANLGQKYEYTENGLRDEMGLPARETYSSDGR, encoded by the coding sequence ATGGCCGAGCCTGAAATCAATGTGGACCGTCGGTGGTGGCGGTTGGATGCTGACACTTCCAAGATCACTGCGGCGTCCACGGGGTGGAAGAACCTGGGCACCGCCGTGGACAAGGCCGGTGACGACGTGTTCAAGAAGGCCAAGGTCGTGTACGACGACGGCTGGGAGGGCAAGGGCCGCACCGCTTATGAGGGGCATCAGCAGAAGATCAGCAAGGCGCTGGTGGATTTGAAGGCTAAGGCCGACGCGGTGGACACCGCGTTGGACAACATCGCCAATACGATCACGGCCAAGCAGGGGCAGTTGACCACGGCCGAGGGCGCGATCACTGGCGCGGTGCCGTGTGTCGTCGGCGACGACAAGATCAACTTCAAACCCGCCAACCCTGAGCAGTCCAAAGCTGTCATCGAGGCGGTGCGGGCCGCCAAGGGGATCCGCGCGGACCTGGACAAGCAGTTGGGCACCGAGGCGGGCAACCTCAAGACCGCGGCTTCCGATTTCGCGGACGTGACGATCAAGTGGGGTTCGGTGGCGGAAGGCTTTAAGGAGCCGTTCGATCTGCCGCCGGAGTCCACGAGGGTTCCGCGCACGATCACGCTGCCGGACGGCCGGGTCATCATGAACACGGGGACGGGCAATGATGACGTCAAGGTCACCACGGATGACAAGGGCAATGTCATCGTGGAGTCCAACGGCACCAAACACACCTATCCACCGGGCACCAACATCACCGTCCGGGGCGGCCAAGGCGACGACACCATCAAGGTGGACGCCAAGGGCGTTCAGGTCACCAGCCTGGGTGGCGCGGGCAAGGACACCATCGCTGCGGGCAACCCGTTGTTCCCGTTCGGTGGCGAAGACGGAAACAACACGATCATCTCCGGCACCGGTGACGACACGGTGTCGACGTCCGGTGGCGACAACCGCGTCTCCACCGGAGCCGGCAAGGACACCGTCATGACCGGTGACGGCAACGACAACGTGTCCACTTACAGCGGTGACGATGGGGTCTTGGACACTGGTGGCAAGAACGACATCTCCACCGGCGAGGGTGATGACGGCGTCAGTGCCTCGGGGGACAACCACGTCTACTCCGGCGACGGTAGCGACAAGGTCAACACCGGTGGCGGCAAGGACGTGATCGTCTCCGGGGATGACGATGACCGGGTGCAGGCCGGGGCTGGCGACGACCGGGTGTTCAGCGGTGAGGGCAGGGATTACGTCGACGGACAGGACGGTAACGACCACCTGGAGGCCGGGACCGGGGGCCAACGGACCGATAGTCAGGGCAACCCGTACCACGAGGGCGACACGATCTACGGCGGCGATGGCGATGACACTCTCGCCGGTGGTGACGCCAACGACTACCTGGATGGCGGCACTGGCAACGACAAGGTCTCCGGTGGCGGTGGCAACGACGTGTTGTCGGGTGGCAAGGGTGATGACACTTTGGATGCCGGGGAGGGCAAGGATGTCATGTATTCCGGCTTCGGCAAGGACTCGGTGACCGGGGACGCCCAGGACACCGCGTACGTCCAGGACGGTGAGGACAAGGTGGACGGTGTCGGTACCAAGCACCATGTTCAGCCGATCGACGCCGACCAGTTGGTGAAGGACGGTGTCATCGAGATCGAGGGCTCGGAGGAGTTCAAGGACCGGATGCTGGCGGATCTCAACACCTTCGGATCGTCGCCGACCGGCAAGGAGATGCTGAACCTCTACAAAGACCACATGAGCGACACCTTCAACGGCGACTCCTTCAAGATCAAGGAGCTCCAGTACGACTCGGGCAACCCGGACCGGGATGAGGAAAGCGACATCGAAAACGGGTACATGAGGGACACAGGGGACTTCAGTGACGACATCGAAGTCGAGATCAACCCGGCGTTCCACATTGACGAACTCGGCGACGGGCTCGGCGGCGCCAACCAGGGTGACGGACCCGGTGGCCGTCCGTCTGTAATCCTGTACCACGAGATGGCACATGGCGCCAGCAGTCTCGAAGACGTCTTCGACGACGACAAGGTCGGCGGCAACGGTCCCGACGCCAACATCACCAAGGCCGAGCGGCTGGCCGCCGGACTTCCCACCGACGGCCGCGCCTACGACCCGAACAACCCGCAGGCCAACCTGGGCCAGAAGTACGAGTACACCGAAAACGGCCTGCGCGACGAAATGGGACTGCCCGCCCGAGAGACCTACTCTTCGGACGGGCGGTAG
- a CDS encoding MarR family transcriptional regulator: MSLTSAATLATLDKTGPRRITDLAVAEGVTQPAMTVLVRVMEESGLVERTTDPSDKRVTLVCLTEAGASYVRTRRQAGVDAYARLIDELTGDEVKTLEAALPALLRLAELESPTRDEPER; encoded by the coding sequence ATGAGCCTTACCTCCGCCGCCACCTTGGCCACCCTGGACAAGACCGGCCCGCGACGGATCACCGATCTGGCGGTGGCCGAGGGCGTCACCCAGCCCGCGATGACCGTCCTGGTCCGGGTGATGGAGGAATCCGGGCTGGTCGAGCGGACGACCGATCCGTCCGACAAGCGGGTCACGCTGGTATGCCTGACCGAAGCCGGCGCGTCGTACGTCCGGACGCGACGCCAGGCGGGCGTCGACGCGTACGCGCGGTTGATCGACGAACTCACCGGTGACGAGGTCAAGACCCTGGAAGCGGCCCTTCCGGCGCTGCTGCGTCTGGCGGAGCTCGAAAGCCCCACCCGAGATGAGCCAGAGCGGTGA
- a CDS encoding MFS transporter: MSAALTRSPARLLVPALVFIALVVAAVASLGMPLITSVATTFHVSLDSAQWTLTITLLSGAVATPVLGRLGTGRHRRATILATLAIVVVGSALTVLPLPFAWLLVGRAAQGIGLGLTALMMGVARDHLPEKRGAATIALISVVSIIGAGVGYPLAALLAEFGGLRAAYGLGLLVTAIALLTAWRSIPAAPEGRFAHVNVAGALVLAGGLFLVLFLAGERSLWGRHLAVAVSLAVAAVLLLCLWTASELRSTTPLVDVRAVRHPAVAGANIAMFVGGSGMYLLLTLITRYAQTPHSAGYGFGLSTFVAGLVLIPFSVLGFVAGKLTQRVRERIDGPLLLAGSAAIVGGGFVLFAVARSNLAELLVAMGLLGFGVGGFSAAMPGVILAVTPKSETSSAMSFNYVVRSVGYSLGSAIGGLVLAVGTGRLFPNEAAYTTAALLGVAAMAITTMTSLALARRRSRPRI; encoded by the coding sequence ATGAGCGCCGCCCTGACACGTTCCCCGGCACGCCTGCTGGTCCCCGCCCTGGTGTTCATCGCCCTGGTCGTGGCGGCGGTCGCCAGCCTCGGGATGCCGCTGATCACCAGCGTGGCGACCACGTTCCACGTCTCCCTCGACAGCGCTCAGTGGACGCTGACCATCACCCTGCTCAGCGGCGCCGTCGCCACACCCGTCCTGGGTCGGCTCGGCACCGGTCGGCACCGGCGAGCCACGATTCTGGCCACACTGGCGATCGTCGTCGTCGGCAGCGCGCTCACCGTGCTGCCACTGCCGTTCGCCTGGCTGCTGGTCGGCAGAGCGGCCCAAGGCATCGGACTGGGTCTCACGGCGCTGATGATGGGCGTGGCCCGCGACCATCTTCCCGAGAAGCGCGGCGCGGCCACGATCGCCCTGATCTCGGTGGTCTCGATCATCGGGGCCGGCGTCGGCTACCCGCTGGCCGCGCTGCTCGCCGAGTTCGGCGGACTGCGGGCCGCCTACGGCCTCGGCCTGCTCGTCACCGCTATCGCACTCCTGACCGCGTGGCGTTCCATACCCGCGGCACCCGAAGGCCGCTTCGCTCACGTGAACGTGGCCGGTGCGCTCGTCCTGGCGGGTGGACTGTTCCTCGTCCTGTTCCTGGCCGGTGAGCGGAGCCTGTGGGGCCGACACCTCGCCGTCGCGGTGTCCCTCGCCGTCGCTGCCGTACTCCTGCTGTGCCTCTGGACCGCCTCCGAACTGCGCAGCACCACACCGCTGGTCGACGTCCGGGCGGTAAGGCACCCGGCGGTCGCCGGGGCGAACATCGCCATGTTCGTCGGCGGGAGCGGCATGTACCTCCTGCTCACGCTCATCACCCGCTACGCGCAGACACCACACAGCGCTGGCTACGGCTTCGGACTGTCCACTTTCGTGGCGGGGTTGGTCCTCATCCCGTTCTCCGTGCTGGGGTTCGTCGCCGGCAAGCTCACCCAGCGGGTCCGCGAACGGATCGACGGCCCCCTGCTCCTGGCGGGCAGCGCCGCCATCGTCGGCGGCGGGTTCGTCCTGTTCGCGGTGGCCCGGTCGAACCTGGCCGAACTTCTCGTGGCCATGGGCCTGCTGGGCTTCGGCGTCGGCGGCTTCTCGGCCGCCATGCCCGGCGTCATCCTGGCCGTCACGCCCAAGAGCGAGACGTCGAGCGCGATGAGCTTCAACTACGTCGTCCGCAGCGTCGGCTACTCCCTGGGCAGCGCCATCGGGGGATTGGTGCTGGCCGTCGGCACCGGCCGCCTTTTCCCGAACGAGGCCGCCTACACCACCGCGGCACTGCTCGGCGTCGCCGCGATGGCGATCACAACGATGACCAGCCTCGCCCTAGCCCGACGACGCTCGCGACCAAGGATCTGA
- a CDS encoding DUF1330 domain-containing protein, whose amino-acid sequence MAKGYWVSVYRTISDPEKLAAYNELAGLAVHPAGGRTLARDGRIVAHEAGTTQRVVLVEFDSFEQAVAAYESEAYQKALAALADGVERDFRIIEGLD is encoded by the coding sequence GTGGCCAAGGGTTACTGGGTCAGCGTCTACCGCACCATTTCCGACCCCGAGAAGCTGGCTGCCTACAACGAGCTGGCCGGTCTGGCCGTCCACCCCGCGGGCGGGCGGACGCTCGCCCGTGACGGCCGGATCGTCGCACACGAGGCCGGAACCACGCAACGCGTCGTTCTGGTCGAGTTCGACAGCTTCGAACAGGCCGTCGCGGCATACGAGAGCGAGGCTTACCAGAAGGCGCTGGCCGCACTCGCCGACGGCGTCGAGCGCGACTTCCGCATCATCGAAGGTCTCGACTAG
- a CDS encoding MerR family transcriptional regulator has protein sequence MDYMENAQTPSRNTNDKFDDEDYPAYTMGRAAELIGVTPAFLRQLDQAGLITPQRSSGGHRSFSRKQLRIAERARELVDQGTPMEAACRIIDLENQLAESRNTNDTT, from the coding sequence ATGGATTACATGGAAAACGCACAAACACCGTCCCGCAACACCAACGACAAATTCGACGACGAGGACTACCCGGCCTACACCATGGGCCGGGCCGCCGAACTCATCGGAGTGACACCAGCGTTTCTGCGCCAACTAGACCAAGCCGGTCTCATCACACCGCAACGATCCAGCGGTGGGCATCGCAGTTTCTCCCGCAAGCAACTTCGTATCGCCGAACGCGCCCGCGAACTCGTTGACCAAGGCACTCCCATGGAGGCGGCCTGCCGCATCATCGACCTCGAAAACCAACTCGCCGAAAGCCGCAACACCAACGACACCACCTAG